A single window of Sneathiella limimaris DNA harbors:
- a CDS encoding urease subunit gamma, with the protein MQFSPREKDKLLVSLAAMVARGRLERGVKLNYPETIALITDYVVEGARDGKSVADLMSEGGKVVSKSQVMDGVADMLHEVQVEATFPDGTKLVTVHNPVR; encoded by the coding sequence ATGCAGTTTTCACCGAGAGAAAAAGATAAGTTGCTGGTTTCCCTGGCGGCGATGGTTGCCCGCGGACGGCTGGAGCGTGGGGTCAAGCTGAACTATCCGGAAACGATTGCGCTGATCACAGACTATGTGGTTGAAGGGGCCCGTGATGGGAAATCGGTTGCCGATCTGATGAGTGAAGGGGGCAAGGTTGTCTCCAAATCTCAGGTCATGGATGGCGTTGCCGACATGCTGCACGAGGTTCAGGTGGAAGCAACATTCCCGGACGGAACCAAACTTGTCACTGTTCATAATCCGGTTCGCTAA
- a CDS encoding DUF1643 domain-containing protein — MDAKYFGESDAVFSDCETYRYRLWRRWDDGPSVAFLMLNPSTADAFRNDPTVERCHRRAVAMGFGALEVVNIFAFRATDPKNLKKAKDPIGPLNDQILLETAKSCDMTICAWGSHGTHQNRDRDVRKLLKDAGINPHILALTKFDQPRHPLYVSYSQSPIPWTGI; from the coding sequence ATGGACGCGAAATATTTTGGGGAAAGTGATGCCGTTTTCAGTGACTGCGAGACATACCGTTATCGTCTCTGGCGGAGATGGGATGACGGTCCATCCGTAGCATTTTTAATGCTTAATCCATCGACCGCTGATGCGTTTCGAAATGATCCCACAGTTGAACGTTGCCACCGAAGAGCCGTGGCGATGGGCTTCGGCGCGTTAGAGGTTGTTAATATATTTGCCTTTCGCGCAACGGATCCAAAGAACCTGAAAAAAGCAAAGGATCCTATTGGTCCACTCAACGACCAAATCCTGCTAGAAACTGCCAAAAGCTGCGACATGACTATTTGCGCTTGGGGAAGTCATGGCACCCATCAGAACCGGGATCGTGACGTGCGCAAGCTCTTAAAAGATGCTGGGATCAACCCACATATTCTTGCGCTAACAAAATTTGACCAGCCCCGCCACCCCCTTTATGTATCCTATTCTCAAAGCCCAATTCCCTGGACAGGTATCTAA
- the ureE gene encoding urease accessory protein UreE: MKTALKVIKAPEKFNGRLIGTVTLDFDSRRRRRIRLETDQGEPFLLNLADVATLRDGDILELSADEGIEVKAAPEPVVDVTCKNTAELVRVAWHLGNRHLPTQLMGDKIRIRQDHVIEEMLVILGAEPKRVEAPFNPEGGAYGHGETEGHDHGDGHSHSHSHSHSHSHSHSHSHGHAHSHGAADKTDLAS, encoded by the coding sequence ATGAAGACAGCACTTAAAGTTATTAAAGCGCCTGAGAAATTTAATGGGCGTCTGATCGGAACTGTTACGCTTGATTTCGACAGTCGGCGTCGCCGTCGGATCCGTCTTGAAACAGATCAGGGAGAGCCCTTTCTATTGAACCTCGCAGACGTTGCCACTCTTCGGGATGGCGATATTTTGGAGCTCTCAGCAGATGAGGGCATCGAGGTTAAGGCCGCGCCTGAGCCAGTTGTCGATGTGACTTGTAAAAATACGGCGGAGCTTGTCCGTGTTGCCTGGCATCTGGGGAACAGACATCTTCCAACCCAGTTGATGGGTGACAAAATCCGAATTCGTCAGGATCATGTGATTGAGGAAATGCTGGTGATCCTGGGGGCGGAACCTAAAAGGGTTGAAGCTCCTTTTAATCCTGAAGGAGGTGCTTACGGTCACGGGGAAACGGAAGGGCATGATCATGGAGATGGTCACAGCCATTCTCACTCCCACTCCCACAGTCACTCTCACTCTCATAGTCATTCCCATGGGCACGCCCATTCTCACGGGGCAGCTGATAAAACGGATTTGGCGTCATGA
- the ureC gene encoding urease subunit alpha: MATTISRRGYANMFGPTVGDKVRLADTDLIIEVEKDFTTYGEEVKFGGGKVIRDGMGQSQVTRAGGAVDTVITNATIIDHWGIVKADVGIKDGKIAAVGKAGNPDIQSDVTIIIGPSTEIIAGEGKILTAGGIDAHIHFICPQQIEEALASGVTTMMGGGTGPATGTNATTCTPGAFHIGRMLQAAEAFPMNLGFFGKGNASLPDGLIEQVQAGACGLKLHEDWGTTPAAIDNCLSVADEMDVQVLIHTDTLNESGFVEDTIASFKGRTIHAFHTEGAGGGHAPDIIRLAGEGNVIPSSTNPTRPFTVNTIDEHLDMLMVCHHLDPNIPEDVAFAESRIRRETIAAEDILHDMGAFSIISSDSQAMGRVGEVLIRTWQTADKMKKQRGRLAQETGDNDNFRVRRYIAKYTINPAIAQGIDSYVGSIEVGKLADLTLWSPAFFGVKPDLVIKSGTIAMAPMGDPNASIPTPQPVHYRPMFGSYGKSLIASSVSFVSQYAVEAGLGESLGLERELLPVKNTRGGIGKAAMLLNDATPELEVDPETYIVKADGEVLTCEPATSLPMSQLYFMY, from the coding sequence ATGGCGACTACAATTTCAAGACGCGGCTATGCCAACATGTTCGGCCCCACTGTCGGAGACAAAGTCCGACTTGCAGACACAGATCTGATCATTGAGGTGGAAAAGGATTTCACAACCTACGGCGAAGAAGTCAAATTTGGCGGCGGTAAAGTTATTCGCGATGGGATGGGACAATCCCAGGTTACCCGTGCTGGCGGCGCAGTTGATACGGTCATCACGAATGCCACCATTATTGATCATTGGGGAATTGTGAAAGCGGACGTCGGGATCAAGGATGGCAAGATTGCGGCCGTAGGTAAGGCCGGGAACCCTGACATTCAGTCGGACGTCACGATCATTATTGGTCCTTCGACAGAGATTATTGCGGGTGAGGGGAAAATTCTCACAGCGGGTGGCATTGACGCGCATATTCACTTTATTTGTCCGCAGCAGATCGAAGAAGCATTGGCAAGTGGTGTCACAACCATGATGGGCGGTGGAACGGGACCGGCAACAGGAACCAACGCAACGACCTGTACGCCAGGGGCCTTTCATATTGGTCGCATGCTGCAGGCAGCGGAAGCTTTCCCGATGAACCTTGGCTTCTTTGGCAAAGGAAACGCCAGTCTACCTGATGGCCTAATTGAGCAGGTGCAGGCTGGCGCTTGTGGCTTGAAATTGCATGAAGATTGGGGAACCACACCTGCCGCTATTGATAATTGCCTGTCCGTCGCGGATGAGATGGATGTGCAGGTGCTGATCCACACAGATACGCTTAATGAAAGCGGTTTCGTGGAGGATACAATCGCGTCGTTCAAGGGCCGGACCATTCATGCCTTCCATACTGAAGGCGCAGGCGGCGGTCATGCACCGGATATTATTCGCCTCGCTGGCGAAGGAAACGTTATTCCCTCTTCAACCAATCCAACACGGCCTTTCACCGTAAATACAATTGACGAGCATCTGGATATGTTGATGGTTTGCCATCATTTGGATCCCAATATTCCAGAAGATGTAGCCTTTGCCGAAAGCCGGATCCGTCGGGAGACAATAGCTGCGGAAGATATTCTGCATGATATGGGGGCTTTCTCGATCATCTCGTCTGACAGTCAGGCCATGGGCCGGGTGGGCGAGGTCTTGATCCGGACTTGGCAGACAGCCGACAAGATGAAAAAACAGCGGGGAAGATTGGCGCAAGAGACTGGAGATAATGACAATTTCCGGGTTCGGCGCTATATCGCCAAATACACAATTAATCCAGCCATTGCGCAAGGGATCGATAGCTATGTTGGTTCGATTGAGGTTGGAAAACTTGCGGATTTAACCCTCTGGTCACCTGCATTCTTTGGTGTCAAACCCGACCTGGTGATTAAAAGCGGAACGATTGCAATGGCCCCGATGGGGGATCCAAATGCATCCATTCCAACACCACAACCTGTTCATTATCGTCCTATGTTTGGTTCATATGGTAAAAGCCTGATTGCAAGTTCTGTAAGCTTTGTCAGCCAGTATGCTGTTGAGGCTGGGCTTGGAGAGAGCCTTGGGCTGGAGCGTGAGTTGCTCCCAGTAAAGAATACTCGGGGTGGAATTGGTAAAGCGGCCATGTTGCTAAATGATGCAACACCGGAGCTGGAGGTCGATCCAGAAACTTACATTGTGAAAGCGGATGGGGAGGTTCTGACTTGCGAGCCCGCCACCAGCCTTCCCATGTCGCAGCTTTATTTTATGTACTAA
- the urtD gene encoding urea ABC transporter ATP-binding protein UrtD, with product MEPQLTQKKSGSETSILYLDGVSVSFDGFKALNNLSFTVRPGEMQAIIGPNGAGKTTMMDVITGKTRPDEGEVFFRDTVDLTRMDEARIANLGIGRKFQKPTVFESHTVFDNLELSLKCDKSPFKSLFSSLSSEDLARIEEVLETIRLTEKKDWLAGNLSHGQKQWLEIGMLLMQDPELLLVDEPVAGMTDAETVQTADLLRVIARNHSVVVVEHDMEFVRSLECRVTVLHEGSVLAEGSLDKVSTNPEVIEVYLGR from the coding sequence ATGGAACCGCAACTCACGCAAAAAAAATCAGGCTCAGAAACCTCTATTCTGTATCTAGATGGGGTGAGCGTCAGCTTCGATGGATTTAAAGCGCTTAATAACCTGAGCTTTACGGTTCGCCCAGGGGAAATGCAGGCAATTATTGGTCCTAATGGTGCCGGTAAAACGACCATGATGGATGTGATTACTGGCAAAACGAGACCAGATGAAGGGGAAGTTTTCTTCCGCGATACTGTAGACCTCACACGAATGGACGAAGCCCGAATTGCTAATCTGGGAATTGGCCGAAAGTTTCAAAAGCCAACAGTTTTCGAAAGCCATACGGTTTTTGACAATCTGGAGCTTTCCCTGAAATGCGATAAGTCACCTTTTAAGTCTCTCTTTTCATCCTTATCGAGTGAAGATCTTGCCCGCATTGAGGAAGTGCTGGAGACGATCCGGTTAACGGAGAAAAAAGACTGGTTGGCTGGAAACTTATCTCATGGGCAAAAGCAATGGTTAGAGATCGGGATGCTGCTGATGCAGGATCCAGAACTATTGTTGGTGGACGAACCTGTTGCCGGAATGACGGATGCCGAAACGGTTCAGACGGCTGATCTTCTTCGGGTGATTGCCCGCAATCATTCCGTTGTGGTGGTTGAGCATGACATGGAGTTCGTTCGCTCCCTTGAATGCCGGGTAACCGTCCTTCATGAAGGCAGTGTGCTGGCTGAAGGGTCTTTGGACAAAGTGTCTACAAATCCAGAAGTTATTGAAGTCTATTTGGGGCGCTGA
- the urtE gene encoding urea ABC transporter ATP-binding subunit UrtE translates to MLKVENIDLFYGASQALRKVSLEVNMGEVTSLMGRNGVGKTSTLRGVVGQHPISSGTITWEGEDISSLGASDRARRGIAVIPQGRDIFPLLTVEENLKTGFACLPRSERKIDEEIFDLFPVLKDMLGRRGGDLSGGQQQQLAIGRALVTKPRLLVLDEPTEGIQPSIIKDIARVISMLRDKGGMAILLVEQYFEFARDLADRFAVMDRGEIVLEGLKKDMQESVVRKYLTV, encoded by the coding sequence ATGTTGAAAGTTGAAAATATTGATCTTTTCTATGGCGCCAGCCAGGCGCTTCGCAAAGTTTCTCTTGAAGTGAACATGGGAGAGGTGACGTCTTTGATGGGACGGAACGGTGTTGGCAAAACCAGCACACTGAGGGGAGTTGTGGGTCAACACCCGATTTCATCAGGGACGATCACCTGGGAGGGAGAAGATATCTCGTCCCTTGGGGCATCGGACAGGGCGCGGCGTGGGATCGCCGTGATACCCCAGGGGCGAGATATCTTTCCTTTGCTGACGGTGGAGGAGAACCTGAAGACCGGGTTCGCCTGCCTTCCCCGTTCAGAACGTAAAATCGATGAAGAGATTTTTGACCTGTTTCCTGTGTTAAAAGACATGTTAGGCCGCCGAGGGGGTGACCTGTCGGGGGGGCAGCAACAGCAATTGGCCATTGGTCGGGCGCTGGTGACGAAACCCCGACTTCTTGTTTTGGATGAACCAACCGAGGGTATCCAGCCATCAATCATCAAGGATATTGCCCGCGTTATTTCCATGCTTCGGGACAAAGGAGGTATGGCAATTTTGCTTGTAGAGCAGTATTTTGAATTTGCCCGTGATCTGGCCGACCGATTTGCGGTGATGGATCGGGGGGAAATTGTCCTTGAGGGCTTGAAGAAGGATATGCAGGAAAGTGTCGTTCGTAAGTATCTTACCGTCTGA
- the urtA gene encoding urea ABC transporter substrate-binding protein has product MIAAGAMGVAAPSVNAADVIKVGVLHSLSGTMAISETTLKDSVLMLVDDLNKKGGLLGKKVEAVVVDPASNWPLFAEKARELIEVEKVDVVFGCWTSVSRKSVLPVFEELNSMLFYPVQYEGEESSRNVFYTGAAPNQQAIPAVEYLMSEDGGSVERWVLAGTDYVYPRTTNKILEAFLKSKGVAEEDIMINYTPFGHSDWQTIVSDIKKFGSAGKKTAVVSTINGDANVPFYKELANQGIKADDIPVVAFSVGEEELAGLDTKPLVGHLAAWNYFMSVESPENAEFISKWKAFIGDDKRVTNDPMEATYIGFNMWVQAVKQAGTTDVDAVRQAMYGQKVKNLTGGVAVMNTNHHLSKPVLIGEIQEDGMIETVWSTDGVVKGDAWSNYIPESAKLVADWTYPYVCGGCEKPMN; this is encoded by the coding sequence ATGATCGCTGCTGGCGCAATGGGGGTTGCAGCTCCATCTGTAAACGCTGCTGATGTGATTAAGGTCGGGGTTTTGCACTCCCTGTCCGGTACAATGGCGATTTCAGAAACAACTCTTAAGGACTCTGTCCTGATGTTGGTGGACGACCTTAATAAAAAAGGTGGTTTGCTGGGTAAAAAAGTTGAGGCAGTTGTTGTTGATCCAGCTTCTAACTGGCCACTTTTTGCTGAAAAAGCGCGTGAGTTGATTGAAGTTGAAAAAGTTGACGTCGTATTTGGTTGCTGGACATCCGTATCACGGAAATCAGTTCTTCCAGTGTTTGAAGAGTTGAACAGCATGCTGTTCTATCCTGTTCAGTATGAAGGTGAAGAAAGCTCTCGGAACGTATTCTACACAGGTGCGGCTCCAAACCAGCAGGCTATTCCAGCTGTTGAATATTTGATGAGTGAAGATGGTGGTAGCGTTGAGCGTTGGGTGCTTGCCGGTACTGACTATGTGTATCCACGGACGACAAACAAAATCCTCGAAGCCTTCCTGAAGTCTAAAGGCGTAGCGGAAGAAGACATCATGATCAATTACACTCCATTCGGTCACTCCGATTGGCAGACAATTGTATCTGATATTAAAAAGTTTGGTTCAGCTGGCAAGAAAACAGCAGTTGTGTCCACAATTAACGGTGACGCCAACGTTCCGTTCTATAAGGAACTGGCAAACCAGGGCATCAAAGCTGACGATATTCCAGTTGTAGCTTTCTCTGTCGGTGAAGAAGAACTTGCTGGCCTTGATACCAAGCCACTGGTTGGTCATCTGGCCGCATGGAACTACTTCATGAGTGTTGAGTCACCTGAAAATGCTGAATTTATTTCCAAGTGGAAAGCGTTTATTGGTGATGACAAACGCGTCACAAACGACCCAATGGAAGCCACATATATTGGCTTCAACATGTGGGTACAGGCTGTGAAGCAGGCTGGTACAACAGATGTAGATGCTGTTCGTCAGGCTATGTACGGCCAGAAGGTTAAAAACCTAACTGGCGGTGTTGCTGTCATGAACACTAACCACCACCTGTCCAAGCCAGTTCTTATTGGTGAAATTCAGGAAGATGGCATGATCGAAACTGTCTGGAGCACAGACGGTGTCGTTAAAGGCGATGCATGGAGTAACTACATTCCAGAAAGTGCAAAATTGGTCGCAGACTGGACATACCCATATGTCTGCGGTGGTTGTGAAAAACCAATGAACTAA
- a CDS encoding glutathione S-transferase N-terminal domain-containing protein yields MTASKTYPVLYSFRRCPYAMRARMMLFYAGLKIELKDILLKDKPAEMIKASPKATVPVLILEDGTVLEESRDIMIWAAKKSDPRNLYPNDETLRSEIDDLLNETDGPFKSALDRYKYHVRFPEHPKEYYREQGEQFFTKLEERLSRTQYLLGENPTLADVGIFPFIRQFANSDREWFDQAPYPHLREWLENWTSSDAFKHLMKKRPIWKEGNPPIYFPDLTLPEAH; encoded by the coding sequence GTGACTGCCTCTAAAACATATCCAGTCTTATACAGCTTTCGCCGATGCCCATATGCCATGCGAGCCCGAATGATGCTTTTTTATGCAGGGTTAAAAATTGAGCTCAAGGATATCCTGTTAAAAGACAAACCAGCCGAGATGATAAAAGCCAGTCCAAAGGCAACCGTTCCAGTCCTCATCCTGGAGGATGGGACAGTCCTTGAAGAAAGCCGTGACATCATGATCTGGGCGGCCAAGAAAAGCGACCCGAGAAATCTCTATCCAAACGATGAAACGCTCCGATCTGAGATCGATGATCTACTGAATGAGACCGACGGCCCCTTTAAATCTGCCCTTGATCGCTACAAGTATCATGTTCGATTTCCTGAACACCCAAAAGAATATTATCGGGAGCAAGGGGAGCAGTTTTTCACGAAACTTGAGGAGCGGCTCTCTCGCACTCAGTATTTGTTAGGAGAAAACCCAACCCTTGCAGATGTCGGTATTTTTCCGTTCATTCGGCAGTTTGCCAATAGTGACCGAGAGTGGTTCGACCAAGCCCCCTATCCACACTTGAGAGAGTGGCTGGAAAACTGGACCTCCTCTGACGCCTTCAAGCACCTAATGAAGAAAAGGCCTATCTGGAAGGAAGGGAACCCACCGATATATTTTCCCGACCTGACCTTGCCAGAGGCTCACTAA
- a CDS encoding urease accessory protein UreD, translating to MSFVSILPSEELDTSKLVRSVGRVEMSFRKDGEDNAIDHLFQSGCGRVRFPSIDNPHMPEAVLINTAGGLTGGDHMTYEVALEAGAALTVTGQAAEKIYKSVGPDVVIDGRLDLAADSYLEWLPQETILFNRARLQRMNEVNLTSSSRLLALETTVFGREAYGETVVEAALSDGWKIRLDGDLIWFDRFRFDGLMQEVLSRPALLAGARAMTTIIAYVDGVEEVRDPLRDKLAGMESLFGLTVLDKGPLVIRGLDKDPYRLRKSIVGIVSALREKMTGLTMAMPAVWEV from the coding sequence GTGTCGTTCGTAAGTATCTTACCGTCTGAGGAACTGGACACATCAAAGCTTGTCCGTTCTGTTGGCCGCGTGGAAATGTCCTTCCGAAAGGATGGAGAGGACAATGCGATCGATCATCTTTTTCAATCTGGCTGTGGTCGCGTTCGATTTCCAAGTATTGATAATCCGCATATGCCGGAGGCTGTTCTCATCAATACCGCCGGTGGGCTAACTGGCGGTGATCACATGACCTATGAGGTTGCGCTGGAGGCCGGGGCGGCGCTCACTGTAACGGGGCAGGCGGCTGAAAAAATATACAAGTCCGTTGGGCCGGATGTGGTTATTGACGGACGTTTGGATTTGGCCGCTGATAGTTACCTCGAGTGGCTTCCGCAGGAAACAATTCTGTTCAATCGGGCGCGCCTGCAGCGGATGAATGAAGTGAACTTGACGTCAAGCTCTCGTTTACTCGCGTTGGAGACAACTGTCTTTGGACGCGAGGCTTACGGCGAGACGGTTGTTGAAGCGGCTCTGAGCGATGGCTGGAAAATTCGCCTTGATGGAGACTTGATTTGGTTCGACCGGTTTCGATTTGACGGATTGATGCAGGAAGTTTTGAGCCGCCCGGCCTTGTTGGCTGGTGCGCGGGCGATGACAACGATCATTGCTTATGTTGATGGTGTTGAGGAGGTGCGAGATCCATTGCGGGATAAATTAGCCGGCATGGAAAGCCTGTTCGGCTTAACCGTTTTGGATAAAGGGCCGCTGGTTATTCGGGGGCTGGACAAAGACCCCTATCGCTTGAGAAAATCTATAGTTGGGATTGTCTCAGCCTTACGGGAAAAAATGACGGGACTGACCATGGCGATGCCTGCCGTATGGGAAGTATGA
- the urtC gene encoding urea ABC transporter permease subunit UrtC, with translation MGILFVAATYVVIGNLFIPADSFFHVPTYMVSLLGKYLCYALLALSVDLIWGYCGILSLGHGAFFALGGYAMGMYLMRQIGDRGVYGNPELPDFMVFLNWQELPWYWYGFDSFIIAAIMIMLVPGLLAFVFGWFAFRSRVTGVYFSIITQAMTYALLLAFFRNDMGFGGNNGLTDFKDLLGFDLRSNGTRIALFIGSAVALIIGYFVCVFVTQSKFGRVLIAIRDAESRTRFTGYRVEYYKLTVFVISAVLAGIAGAFYVPQVGIINPSEFSPANSIEVVIWVAIGGRGTLWGAILGAVLVNWGKSYFTGAFPDAWLYLLGGLFVFSTLVLPKGIVGTVPEFVAKFRNKISSKPAASTLKEGEV, from the coding sequence ATGGGGATACTCTTTGTCGCCGCTACCTACGTAGTCATCGGGAATTTATTCATTCCTGCTGACAGCTTCTTCCATGTCCCGACTTATATGGTCAGTCTCCTCGGGAAATATTTGTGTTACGCGTTGCTTGCCTTGAGTGTAGATCTTATCTGGGGGTATTGCGGAATTCTCAGTTTGGGACATGGAGCCTTCTTTGCCCTGGGTGGTTATGCCATGGGAATGTATCTGATGCGCCAGATTGGCGATCGGGGTGTCTATGGTAACCCGGAACTTCCTGATTTTATGGTCTTTTTGAACTGGCAAGAGCTACCCTGGTACTGGTATGGCTTTGACAGTTTTATTATTGCGGCCATTATGATCATGCTGGTGCCCGGACTTCTGGCATTTGTGTTCGGCTGGTTTGCGTTCCGGTCTCGTGTGACAGGCGTCTATTTCTCAATCATTACTCAGGCGATGACCTACGCATTGCTGCTTGCTTTTTTCCGTAACGATATGGGTTTCGGTGGAAACAATGGCCTCACAGACTTCAAGGACCTGCTCGGATTTGATTTAAGATCCAATGGGACGCGAATTGCTCTGTTCATTGGCTCGGCTGTGGCATTGATCATCGGGTATTTTGTCTGTGTCTTTGTGACCCAATCCAAGTTTGGGCGGGTTTTGATCGCCATTCGGGATGCGGAAAGTCGGACACGATTTACAGGCTATCGGGTGGAGTATTATAAGCTCACTGTTTTTGTTATCTCTGCTGTGTTGGCGGGTATCGCGGGGGCATTTTATGTGCCTCAAGTTGGTATTATTAACCCATCTGAGTTTTCGCCAGCGAATTCCATTGAAGTTGTGATCTGGGTTGCGATCGGAGGCCGTGGAACTTTGTGGGGAGCAATCCTGGGCGCTGTTCTCGTGAACTGGGGGAAAAGTTACTTCACCGGGGCATTCCCAGACGCCTGGCTCTACTTGCTCGGTGGGTTGTTTGTATTTTCCACCTTGGTATTGCCAAAAGGTATTGTCGGAACGGTCCCTGAATTTGTCGCAAAGTTCAGGAACAAAATTTCGTCTAAACCGGCAGCTTCTACTTTGAAAGAAGGAGAAGTCTGA
- a CDS encoding urease subunit beta: protein MKPGEIIPAEGDIELNAGAEKKTLEVANTGDRPVQVGSHYHFAEVNAGLEFDRDQAKGFRLDIAAGTAIRFEPGQKREVNLTAIGGKRTIYGFRGDVMGPLGEN from the coding sequence ATGAAGCCAGGTGAAATCATTCCCGCTGAAGGGGACATTGAACTGAACGCAGGGGCCGAGAAGAAAACCCTTGAAGTTGCCAACACAGGCGATCGCCCGGTACAGGTGGGCAGTCATTATCATTTTGCTGAGGTCAATGCCGGGCTAGAGTTTGATCGCGATCAGGCCAAGGGTTTCCGACTGGACATTGCGGCAGGAACGGCCATTCGATTTGAGCCCGGTCAAAAGCGGGAAGTCAATTTAACGGCAATTGGTGGCAAGCGGACAATCTACGGGTTTAGAGGGGACGTCATGGGCCCACTGGGGGAGAACTAA
- the urtB gene encoding urea ABC transporter permease subunit UrtB: protein MKLLKITIINCLLVISVCLTSLAQAATVEELVQGLGKGNFTKKAKIVEEIASTGNDRAVFILNALMEGDLYYQKSDKAVFLLEEQGGNLKALEPVSGAVVADANKSDFKKIRINNKVRGAIKAGLGRLNLAHPDPARRITAANEVFRNADPEMLPILLSLIEEEADDSVRVAFQSAAAAIQLTKAEELDDRIQAVDILVETGGSDVKALFSRTLLQMEDVTTPDAKALKDAIEDGLASVERQLETFGMVENLFQGLSLGSVLLLAAIGLAITFGVMGVINMAHGEMVMLGAYTTYVIQETCRLYIPGFLDYSLIVAIPMAFVVSGIFGIALERSVIRFLYGRPLETLLATWGVSLILQQFVRTIFGPTNKEVSTPSWLSGAWEITSGLTLTYNRMAIIIFSLIVLFFLMLVLKRTLFGLQMRAVTQNRMMANSMGIRSAKVDAMTFGLGSGVAGMAGVALSQIDNVSPNLGQAYIIDSFMVVVFGGVGNLWGTLVGAGSLGIVNKFLEPYSGAVLAKIFVLVAIILFIQKRPRGLFALKGRSVEG, encoded by the coding sequence ATGAAATTACTGAAAATAACAATAATAAATTGTTTGCTGGTGATCTCTGTTTGCCTCACCTCCCTTGCTCAAGCAGCAACGGTAGAGGAACTGGTCCAAGGACTAGGTAAGGGAAACTTCACCAAAAAAGCAAAAATCGTTGAGGAAATCGCCAGTACTGGCAATGACCGTGCTGTCTTTATCTTGAATGCCCTAATGGAGGGCGATCTCTACTACCAGAAATCTGACAAGGCCGTTTTTTTGCTGGAAGAGCAGGGGGGTAACTTGAAGGCGCTAGAACCTGTTTCAGGTGCCGTAGTGGCTGACGCCAACAAGTCTGATTTCAAAAAAATTCGCATTAACAACAAAGTTCGTGGAGCCATTAAAGCGGGTCTTGGCCGTCTCAATCTGGCCCATCCAGACCCGGCGCGCCGGATTACGGCTGCTAACGAAGTGTTTCGAAATGCTGATCCGGAAATGCTACCGATATTGCTGTCGTTAATCGAGGAAGAGGCTGACGACAGTGTCCGTGTAGCTTTTCAATCTGCAGCCGCAGCAATTCAACTGACCAAGGCGGAAGAACTGGATGATCGCATTCAGGCCGTCGACATATTGGTTGAAACGGGCGGATCGGATGTTAAGGCACTTTTCTCTCGGACCCTCTTGCAAATGGAAGACGTCACTACTCCTGATGCAAAGGCATTGAAAGACGCAATCGAGGATGGTCTGGCGTCTGTTGAACGCCAATTGGAAACTTTCGGGATGGTTGAAAACCTGTTCCAGGGTTTGTCTCTTGGCTCTGTACTGCTGTTAGCGGCAATCGGGCTTGCAATTACCTTTGGCGTGATGGGCGTGATCAATATGGCCCACGGCGAAATGGTCATGCTCGGTGCTTATACAACCTACGTTATTCAGGAAACTTGCCGGCTCTATATTCCGGGGTTTTTGGACTACTCTCTAATTGTCGCCATTCCAATGGCATTCGTTGTTTCGGGGATATTTGGGATTGCCCTCGAGCGAAGTGTTATTCGGTTTTTATACGGACGCCCTTTGGAAACTTTGCTGGCGACCTGGGGGGTCAGTCTGATCTTGCAGCAGTTTGTGAGGACAATATTTGGGCCGACAAACAAAGAGGTAAGCACACCAAGTTGGTTGAGCGGAGCCTGGGAAATCACTAGCGGTCTCACCCTGACTTACAATCGTATGGCAATCATTATCTTCTCTCTGATTGTTCTGTTCTTCCTCATGCTTGTCCTGAAGAGGACGCTCTTCGGTTTGCAAATGCGTGCCGTAACTCAGAACCGAATGATGGCAAACTCCATGGGCATTCGCAGTGCGAAAGTTGATGCCATGACCTTCGGGTTGGGATCTGGCGTTGCTGGGATGGCAGGCGTGGCGCTCAGTCAGATTGACAACGTTAGCCCCAATCTTGGACAGGCATATATCATCGATAGTTTCATGGTTGTTGTTTTTGGTGGCGTCGGCAACTTATGGGGAACCCTCGTGGGTGCTGGAAGTCTTGGTATCGTGAACAAGTTCCTGGAGCCTTACTCCGGAGCGGTTCTCGCCAAGATCTTTGTCCTTGTAGCCATTATTTTATTTATCCAGAAAAGACCAAGAGGCCTGTTTGCTCTCAAAGGTCGTTCTGTGGAGGGTTAA